The Vibrio splendidus genome has a window encoding:
- a CDS encoding sensor domain-containing diguanylate cyclase, translated as MNTSIKKLVSQFLCTIFALGLVPALYINSELDRIDAQHTLNIKQSSQNQIEYSFHELAVIVEQISNSVPSIADSQTLLRAIEEPSIVHKQALQDLWVMLARGQQYYSQLRYLDLEGNEVYRINYNNNKATIVPENKLQNKSARSYFKDLHRLKIGEVSSNGIDLEIENGEVVHPLMPALRIMTPVASEDRIIGYFIANLNMLEVYDRLLYQIGTSSAVPVILNRTGHVIMGPDIEESFGHLIESRSDKTYAKLYPELWKAIQENTSSSYFDGKNWYFHSDISPKIKQFKGPIYLVLHVENQQFSSQYRQEKQAIFVQIITLSFLISMISAGFVLWNSNHKKNSIDSQLAKAAMNGMSALVITDRNNRIIKVNQEFTRVSGYDLEDVKGRQPSMFASGRYNQEFYIKMWSIITKTGVWEGEVVNRRKDGSLITEILRIQTIKDSKDVIQFYVASFVDISKHKELEKKLRNLSEKDALAGCWNRRKFDLELRDECSRVNRYPTREQSCLAILDIDYFKRINDRFGHDYGDRVIQTVAQVLQRECRETDFVARIGGEEFGVILPHTTTEGAEYVLNRLRIAVSLELDNVVTVSGGITNITNDPALNYKCADLALYEAKAAGRNNVCLFLDKEMSEIA; from the coding sequence ATGAATACGAGTATAAAAAAACTAGTCAGCCAATTTCTATGCACCATATTTGCCCTAGGATTAGTCCCTGCCCTCTACATCAATTCTGAACTTGACAGAATTGATGCTCAGCATACTCTAAATATTAAGCAGTCTAGCCAAAACCAAATCGAATACAGTTTTCACGAACTGGCCGTTATTGTTGAGCAAATATCTAATTCTGTTCCTTCTATCGCAGACTCTCAAACGTTACTTCGCGCAATTGAAGAACCATCAATTGTTCATAAACAAGCTCTGCAAGATCTGTGGGTGATGTTAGCTCGCGGACAACAATACTATTCTCAACTCCGCTACCTCGACCTAGAAGGTAACGAGGTTTACCGTATCAACTACAACAACAATAAAGCGACAATAGTTCCTGAGAATAAACTGCAGAACAAATCAGCTCGTAGCTACTTTAAAGACCTCCACCGACTGAAGATTGGAGAAGTAAGCTCCAACGGTATCGATTTAGAGATTGAGAATGGTGAAGTCGTCCACCCTTTGATGCCAGCCCTAAGGATAATGACACCCGTCGCCTCAGAAGATCGTATTATTGGCTACTTTATTGCTAACCTTAATATGCTCGAGGTCTACGACCGCCTTCTTTATCAAATCGGTACATCATCAGCCGTCCCTGTCATTCTTAACAGAACCGGACATGTCATCATGGGCCCTGATATCGAAGAATCGTTTGGGCATCTTATTGAATCTCGTTCAGATAAAACCTATGCGAAGCTTTACCCAGAGCTTTGGAAAGCCATTCAAGAAAATACCTCTTCTAGCTACTTTGATGGTAAAAACTGGTATTTTCACTCAGATATCAGCCCTAAAATAAAGCAATTTAAAGGACCAATTTATTTGGTTCTTCATGTTGAAAACCAACAATTTAGCAGCCAATACCGACAAGAAAAACAAGCCATATTCGTACAGATCATCACCTTATCTTTCTTAATTTCGATGATCTCAGCAGGTTTTGTGCTTTGGAACAGTAACCATAAAAAGAACAGCATCGATAGCCAACTGGCTAAAGCCGCGATGAATGGCATGTCAGCCTTGGTAATTACTGACCGAAATAACCGAATCATCAAAGTAAACCAAGAGTTTACTCGCGTGAGTGGTTACGATTTGGAAGATGTAAAAGGACGTCAGCCTTCGATGTTTGCCTCTGGTCGCTACAATCAAGAGTTCTACATCAAGATGTGGAGCATTATCACTAAGACGGGAGTTTGGGAAGGTGAAGTGGTCAATCGCCGTAAAGACGGGTCTTTGATCACTGAAATACTACGAATCCAAACCATCAAAGATTCGAAAGATGTGATTCAGTTTTACGTCGCTTCTTTTGTCGATATTAGTAAACATAAAGAACTCGAAAAAAAGCTCAGAAATCTAAGTGAAAAAGACGCATTAGCTGGTTGCTGGAATCGAAGAAAGTTTGACCTTGAACTTCGTGACGAATGTTCTCGTGTTAATCGTTACCCTACTCGCGAACAATCTTGCTTAGCTATCTTGGATATTGACTACTTCAAACGCATTAACGACAGATTTGGGCACGATTACGGTGATCGAGTCATTCAAACAGTCGCTCAAGTACTTCAGCGTGAATGCCGTGAAACAGATTTTGTTGCTCGCATTGGTGGCGAAGAGTTTGGTGTTATTCTGCCTCACACCACAACAGAAGGAGCTGAATACGTTCTCAACAGGCTGAGAATTGCTGTGAGCCTTGAACTCGATAACGTAGTCACTGTGAGTGGCGGCATTACTAACATCACCAATGATCCAGCGCTGAACTACAAGTGCGCTGATTTAGCGTTATACGAAGCTAAAGCAGCAGGTAGAAACAATGTATGCTTATTCCTAGACAAAGAAATGAGTGAAATAGCCTAA